From the genome of Bradyrhizobium elkanii USDA 76, one region includes:
- the nirD gene encoding nitrite reductase small subunit NirD — translation MTQWIEIGALADIPRLGSRVVRTPGGNIAVFRTESDEVFALDDRCPHKGGPLSQGIVHNKRVTCPLHNFVIELASGQAVAPDEGCTHTHPAKVENGVVWLSVRQAVAVS, via the coding sequence ATGACCCAGTGGATCGAAATCGGCGCATTGGCCGACATTCCGCGGCTCGGCTCGCGCGTGGTGCGCACGCCGGGCGGCAACATCGCGGTGTTCCGGACTGAGAGCGACGAGGTGTTCGCGCTCGACGACCGCTGCCCGCACAAGGGCGGGCCGCTGTCGCAGGGCATCGTGCACAACAAGCGTGTGACCTGTCCGCTGCATAACTTCGTCATCGAGCTGGCGAGCGGGCAGGCGGTCGCGCCCGACGAAGGTTGCACCCATACCCATCCGGCCAAGGTCGAGAACGGCGTTGTCTGGCTGTCGGTGCGGCAGGCGGTTGCGGTGAGCTGA